The Gallus gallus isolate bGalGal1 chromosome 31, bGalGal1.mat.broiler.GRCg7b, whole genome shotgun sequence genome includes a region encoding these proteins:
- the CHIR-AB-600 gene encoding V-set and transmembrane domain-containing protein 1 isoform X2: MAPMAVALILGWWLVAASRAQQLPQPSLSLHPSQGVSLGDTVTLRCHLPRMAAWVQLWLNGTLRFDKEKDKEQDAAEFSFAVTNLEDAGTYQCRYQVSEPLWTSNQSDPVELVLTGAKEWSHGDLVVAVLRGCAAVLVFSLGLYFVFDARSLWTRTDESAGVTPEIPKSVQFQGPSRDNQDLTYTEMPAAIPCSQSPTSSTAPQSPVIYTTVSTDLPR, encoded by the exons atggcaccaatggcggtggccctcatcctgg gttggtggctggtggcagcgagcagggcacagcaac tgccccaaccctccctgtcgctgcaccccagccagggggtgtccctgggggacactgtcaccctgcgctgccacctgccccgcaTGGCTGCCTGGGTCCAGCTCTGGCTCAATGGAACTCTGAGATTtgacaaggaaaaagacaaggagcaggatgcagctgagttctcctttgctgtcacaAACCTGGAGGACGCCGGGACATATCAGTGTCGGTACCAGGTGTCAGAGCCACTGTGGACATCAAATCagagtgaccccgtggagctggtgctgacag GTGCCAAGGAGTGGTCCCATGGGGAcctggtggtggctgtgctgaggggctgtgctgctgtcttggTCTTCAGCCTGGGCCTCTACTTCGTCTTCGATGCCCGCAGCCTCTGGACACGGACAGATGAGAGCGCAG GTGTCACCCCTGAGATACCCAAGTCAGTGCAATTCCAG gGGCCCTCCAGGGACAACCAGGATCTGACCTACACCGAGATGCCAGCTGCCATCCCGTGCTCCCAGTCTCCCACTTCCTCCACTGCCCCCCAGTCCCCTGTCATCTACACCACAGTGAGCACTGATTTACCGCGCTGA
- the CHIR-AB-600 gene encoding leukocyte immunoglobulin-like receptor subfamily B member 2 isoform X1, with the protein MAPMAVALILGWWLVAASRAQQLPQPSLSLHPSQGVSLGDTVTLRCHLPRMAAWVQLWLNGTLRFDKEKDKEQDAAEFSFAVTNLEDAGTYQCRYQVSEPLWTSNQSDPVELVLTGPQCQPWVELSRHPCPVMGTPNHSEPTGAKEWSHGDLVVAVLRGCAAVLVFSLGLYFVFDARSLWTRTDESAGVTPEIPKSVQFQGPSRDNQDLTYTEMPAAIPCSQSPTSSTAPQSPVIYTTVSTDLPR; encoded by the exons atggcaccaatggcggtggccctcatcctgg gttggtggctggtggcagcgagcagggcacagcaac tgccccaaccctccctgtcgctgcaccccagccagggggtgtccctgggggacactgtcaccctgcgctgccacctgccccgcaTGGCTGCCTGGGTCCAGCTCTGGCTCAATGGAACTCTGAGATTtgacaaggaaaaagacaaggagcaggatgcagctgagttctcctttgctgtcacaAACCTGGAGGACGCCGGGACATATCAGTGTCGGTACCAGGTGTCAGAGCCACTGTGGACATCAAATCagagtgaccccgtggagctggtgctgacag GGCCCCAGTGTCAGCCATGGGTGGAACTGTCACGGCATCCCTGCCCTGTGATGGGGACACCCAACCACTCGGAGCCCACAGGTGCCAAGGAGTGGTCCCATGGGGAcctggtggtggctgtgctgaggggctgtgctgctgtcttggTCTTCAGCCTGGGCCTCTACTTCGTCTTCGATGCCCGCAGCCTCTGGACACGGACAGATGAGAGCGCAG GTGTCACCCCTGAGATACCCAAGTCAGTGCAATTCCAG gGGCCCTCCAGGGACAACCAGGATCTGACCTACACCGAGATGCCAGCTGCCATCCCGTGCTCCCAGTCTCCCACTTCCTCCACTGCCCCCCAGTCCCCTGTCATCTACACCACAGTGAGCACTGATTTACCGCGCTGA
- the CHIR-AB-600 gene encoding platelet glycoprotein VI isoform X3: MAPMAVALILGWWLVAASRAQQLPQPSLSLHPSQGVSLGDTVTLRCHLPRMAAWVQLWLNGTLRFDKEKDKEQDAAEFSFAVTNLEDAGTYQCRYQVSEPLWTSNQSDPVELVLTAWASTSSSMPAASGHGQMRAQVSPLRYPSQCNSRGPPGTTRI; this comes from the exons atggcaccaatggcggtggccctcatcctgg gttggtggctggtggcagcgagcagggcacagcaac tgccccaaccctccctgtcgctgcaccccagccagggggtgtccctgggggacactgtcaccctgcgctgccacctgccccgcaTGGCTGCCTGGGTCCAGCTCTGGCTCAATGGAACTCTGAGATTtgacaaggaaaaagacaaggagcaggatgcagctgagttctcctttgctgtcacaAACCTGGAGGACGCCGGGACATATCAGTGTCGGTACCAGGTGTCAGAGCCACTGTGGACATCAAATCagagtgaccccgtggagctggtgctgacag CCTGGGCCTCTACTTCGTCTTCGATGCCCGCAGCCTCTGGACACGGACAGATGAGAGCGCAG GTGTCACCCCTGAGATACCCAAGTCAGTGCAATTCCAG gGGCCCTCCAGGGACAACCAGGATCTGA